A window from Chryseobacterium vaccae encodes these proteins:
- a CDS encoding hydroxymethylglutaryl-CoA reductase, degradative, with protein sequence MNHQPIEGFSKLTKQGKIDWLVNEYLEGNEEYQTILKQYWNDNADLQKLHEEFSENTISNFYMPYGIAPNFLIDGKLLALPMAVEESSVVAAASKAAKFWIDKGGFKTTIINNEKLGHTHFVFNVEPHKLLHFFNFSLKKKLFETTEDITANMRKRGGGILDIKLVDKTAEMPNYYQLKVSFDTVDSMGANFINSCLEQFGKTLRQEVAVSEDFTKEEKDSLQIVMNILSNFTPDCLVRAEVSCKMEDLKDDSGISPEEFASKFKQAVTIAEIEPFRATTHNKGVMNGVDAVVIATGNDFRATEACAHAYAARDGQYRSLTHCTTDNGIFRFWIDLPISVGVVGGLTNLHPLVKFSLALLGKPSAQELMSILAVSGLAQNFGALRSLVTTGIQKGHMKMHLLNILNQLGATEEEKQHFVTYFKDKTVSHHEVINEFNRMRAQ encoded by the coding sequence ATGAATCATCAACCAATTGAAGGTTTTTCCAAGCTGACCAAGCAGGGGAAGATCGACTGGCTCGTTAATGAATATCTTGAAGGAAACGAGGAATATCAAACTATACTGAAACAATACTGGAACGATAATGCTGATCTTCAGAAGCTTCATGAGGAGTTTTCTGAAAATACAATCTCCAATTTTTATATGCCTTACGGAATTGCCCCGAATTTTTTAATCGATGGTAAATTACTGGCCCTGCCGATGGCTGTGGAAGAAAGTTCAGTAGTAGCAGCCGCTTCCAAAGCTGCTAAATTCTGGATCGATAAAGGTGGTTTTAAAACAACGATCATCAACAACGAAAAATTAGGACATACCCATTTCGTATTCAATGTAGAACCTCATAAGCTGCTTCATTTTTTTAATTTCAGCTTAAAGAAAAAATTATTTGAAACTACAGAAGATATTACCGCAAACATGAGAAAACGTGGCGGTGGTATTTTAGATATTAAACTGGTAGATAAAACCGCAGAAATGCCGAATTATTACCAGCTTAAAGTCAGCTTTGATACAGTAGATTCCATGGGAGCGAACTTTATCAATTCTTGTCTGGAGCAGTTTGGAAAAACGTTGAGACAGGAAGTGGCAGTAAGCGAAGACTTCACAAAAGAAGAAAAAGATTCTCTTCAGATCGTGATGAATATTCTTTCCAATTTCACACCGGACTGTCTGGTAAGAGCTGAGGTTTCCTGTAAAATGGAAGATTTAAAAGACGATAGCGGAATTTCTCCTGAAGAATTTGCTTCAAAATTCAAGCAGGCCGTTACCATTGCCGAAATAGAACCTTTCCGTGCAACAACCCACAACAAAGGGGTAATGAACGGAGTAGACGCAGTGGTGATTGCTACAGGAAATGACTTCAGAGCTACAGAAGCCTGTGCCCATGCCTATGCCGCAAGAGACGGACAGTACAGATCATTGACTCATTGTACAACAGATAACGGGATTTTCAGATTCTGGATTGATCTTCCGATTTCCGTAGGAGTTGTAGGCGGTCTGACGAATCTTCATCCGTTGGTAAAATTCTCTTTAGCACTTCTGGGAAAACCTTCTGCACAGGAATTAATGAGTATTCTGGCAGTTTCCGGACTGGCCCAGAATTTTGGAGCGCTTCGTTCTCTGGTAACCACCGGAATTCAGAAAGGGCATATGAAAATGCACCTGTTGAATATATTAAATCAATTAGGAGCTACGGAAGAAGAAAAACAGCATTTTGTAACTTATTTTAAAGATAAAACGGTAAGCCACCACGAAGTGATCAATGAGTTTAACCGAATGAGGGCACAATAA